DNA from Acetobacter aceti NBRC 14818:
ACGAACCCGTTGACCCTGAAGTTCTGGCGCCGGGTCCCTCGGTGGCGCCAAAAGAAGGCGTTTCGGCCTCACCTACAGGAAAACACTGAACCGACAGAACTGGTAATTCCCGGAGTTGCTGACACGCTAACGCTCCAAGAGACCTTTAATGGCAGGATTTCCGTGAAAACCGTGATGACTGTCTGGAGGAGAGGTTCACCTTCAGGCAGTCTGCCTTGGTGTGAACTTTTTTCTCCGGAATATGTTCATGTCGCAACAGTTCCCGAAGTGAATGACTGAATGAAAGGTGCGGGAAATCAGGAGTGATCTGTTTCCGAAGTCATGCGGTCAGGATAAGGCGCCTGAATGTGTATTGAAGCGAAACTGACCACTATTTTTGTGTTTGAGAAACAGGTCACTGGTGAAAATGTTTTCTAGAATATCGTCATGGTGCAAGTCGGAAAGCACCGTTCCTTCTGTATCTCGCGATAAAGAGGATGGTGCGGCGTTATCGTCAATAGAGCAGCAGCCTGTATCGCGGCCATCATTTCAATATTGGGCTCAGGGCGTTTTCGCGGTTTCTGTCGCAGGGCTGGCGCTTTTTACTTTGGGGAGATTTCGGCTCTCGCTGGTCTGGGGAGGCATCCTCGCCATTGTCTGCTGGCCGATCATGCAGAGGCTTGGCCGTAAATGGTCCCCTCGACATGCGCAAACAGTTCTGCCTCTCGTTGTTGTCTCCGCCATAGCGCTGGTGTTTGTCATCCCGGTGTCTTTTCTTATTGGCTCGGCCGCAGGAGAAGCGCAGGAAGGCGCAAAGTGGATCAAGGAAGCTGGAGAGACTGGTATTCCGGAACCGGTCTGGCTTTCGAAGCTACCGTGGGGCAGGACGCAGATTGAGCATTGGTGGCAAAGCAATCTTTCCAATCCGGAGGGTATGCGTGCGCTGGTGCATAAGCTCAACCCGGAGCAGGCTCTGGCCACAGTTGAGCATATTGGTCACGGCGTGGCCGATACTGTTGTGATCCTCTGTTTTGCCCTGCTGATCCTGTTCTTTTTACTGCACGGCGGCAAGCAGTTGATTGAGCATATCAATCTGTTCATTCTGCGTCTGCTCGGCGCCCGGGGGCAGATGGCCCAGAAGCAGCTTGTTGGCGCCGTGCGGGGAGCAATGGCAGGGTTGGTTCTTGTCGGGCTTGGTGAAGGTGTCATTATCGGCGTGTCTTACATTATTGCTGGAGCGCCCCAGCCTCTGCTTCTCGGAATCTTCACAGCTCTTGCTTCAATGATTCCGATGGTGGGCGGATTTGCTGTCGCCATCAGTGCGTTGCTGATCGCTATCAAGGGATCGCTTGGA
Protein-coding regions in this window:
- a CDS encoding AI-2E family transporter, producing the protein MFSRISSWCKSESTVPSVSRDKEDGAALSSIEQQPVSRPSFQYWAQGVFAVSVAGLALFTLGRFRLSLVWGGILAIVCWPIMQRLGRKWSPRHAQTVLPLVVVSAIALVFVIPVSFLIGSAAGEAQEGAKWIKEAGETGIPEPVWLSKLPWGRTQIEHWWQSNLSNPEGMRALVHKLNPEQALATVEHIGHGVADTVVILCFALLILFFLLHGGKQLIEHINLFILRLLGARGQMAQKQLVGAVRGAMAGLVLVGLGEGVIIGVSYIIAGAPQPLLLGIFTALASMIPMVGGFAVAISALLIAIKGSLGAGIAVGVFGFVILFLADHFIRPVLIGGSIRLPFVWVLLGILGGIETWGLSGLFIGPVLMALAHLIWRFGSMRANGAGMMVGRLPE